The genomic interval AATGCTGTGTTATCTGTGCTATTCAGCTCAAACCACGGCAATAAAAACAAGGAAGATGGCCTTGCATTGGGGAAGTAAAAACCAGAACAACAGATTTCAGCTTTttagttttgctttttattCAATGTTTTACTCAACAGTTTGTCGCTGTTCTCTTCTTGCCATAGGGGATGTTTTAATGTCTGGTGCAAAACTTCTAGAAGCTGCcaaatgtgtgatgcactgATATGATCTCTATCGTATATAAACCTTTGTCTCTTATTTACCTAATCTGTAAAGCTACAGAAATGTTGCTAGTTACACTTTTCGTCATTTGAATTAATTCGCTTTTTGTgaagacacaaaaaaagcattcgATTGCAAAAAAAGACTCCATCTTTTGAAATGATTCACTTTATTTTGTTACATAAATAGTCCCGTGTTTAGTTCAGTAGTTTATCAGAGTTCAGTGGTACACGCGTGCAGAAGAACTCCGCGAAAAGAACCTTCAATGTTGACAGAATGTTCTCTTAGGGTTCCGCACTGCATTCTACATGCTCTGAAACCAGGAAGGAAGCATCCACTCATGGGTTCTCTGCTCTAGCACTGTGCCGACTGCTCGTttgtagtgggggggggggcgaaatgTTCAAAACATGCAGCAGCAAATTAACTAACGCTGACATGCACTGATAGGCCATGCAGTGCCTGGAGAGGCGCTCATTTGAAAGTGCATGAAAGCAAGAGAcgttgagggggaggggtggaggaacCAAAAACCGCACCGCGGGTGATGTCTTTTGCGTCTCTACCTAAGTGCATCAACAAagagccattttttttctctttcaacaATTAAAGTGCAACTGGAAACAAATCAGAAGTTTGTTTTGAGTGCTGTGTTTTTACCCTCTCTCTTTATCAGCCGTTCTGGAAGACTTCTGGGCCGGACCGTCAATCTTTTTAGcgcttaatttaaaaaaaaaacaaattttctgtGCTCCAGTTTGACAGGAAGCGACCACAAGCAGCAGCACAGGTAGGAagcctctctgttcctctcactCTGAAGAGAACGGTGCATGCAGGAGACGTAGGGCGTGGAATGACTTACTTCACTAAGCAGGGCTCTGGAAGCAGCACCGAATTTGTCTACCTGTCAGATAAACAGTCTGAATGTTTACAGTAATCCAGGCTTTATCTCAGCAGGCTTCTCTGGAGGTGGTTTTTCTGTGTCAGAGTGTTTCTGGCCTGTCATCTCCAATCACGTCTatgttgtttacattttgctgaGAGGGTAGGTATGCAGCAAATTAGCTACATTCACTGAATGAACAATTGTACAAAATTTACTTGAACCtatttattgtgtgtattttcgcatttttgttgaaaaaaaacatggcttttGAAACCATAAAATGTCAAAGAGAGTGTATAAAAGAAGTTTTCTGAAATTATATGATAAACGGGTGTAATTTGACTatgcctgttttttctttctttcatttttctcctgAATTCAGAAAATGGAACACAGTTTTGCAGACTTATTAACTGATGCATTTTCAGGTAAGTTTCGCTTGCTTCTCGTCATATTTCTTTCCCCTCGTCTTGGACTAACATCAGCACGAACGCTTCTTACGTTGCGCGGAGCAGATCGCCACACTGCTCCGTGTTGAAGTCATAACATTGTTCGACGCATCAACTCGCTTATGTTGCGATACGTAACACAAACTCAAGACGGCGCTGTGTAttctttaaaaagtacattgtATGATTGTACATTTTCGGTCTGCATTATCACCTCTCCTCATAAGATAATGCAGAACAAATACATTATGCAGAGGAGTTATATTGGAATTTCAGGAATCCATCATCATGATCCAGACTTGCTGCAGATACTTAACGGTCTTTATCAAGATGTGCACGTGGTCCGGGCCCCGCATTCCCGCAAATCGATTTCATTCTGGAAAGATATGGAACTGTATGGCTATATTTACGAGCAACTGCAAAGGCAGTACTTTCGCAAACAACATTAaagtcagcattttttttttttttttgtgttacgGGCGCTTGGATTTTGTACTTCTGCTGTCACGTAGAGCGGAGGAGGGTGTTTCAAGTTGAGTACAATTCACTGGTTAAGGTTCttagctgctgcagctgcagctctctCCTGCATTAGACCTACAATGTGACAGGAATTCCTATGCTTTCAGTTTCAAGGCCTAATTTCAAGAAGACAATGTTCTTAAAAGGGAGAAGTATTTGTATTACATGAATCATGCTGTGGTCCGAACTGACATTCTCTAACACCGGGGAAAATATTTAACgtgcatttgtacatttatattaaatggATGGACAATTTTGCATAGGgaacataattattaaacaaTGTTTGTTTCAAGTATTTATCAGCAAAGATTTCCTTAACTCAgtgaaccaaaacaaaacttgATGCCAGTCATGAGTCATGGCcacttttaatttcattttccaaataaagACCTTGAAACGGGTTAAACCTCACATATTACCATGCTTAGGTCATCATGGGTTGGTAGTCAGTAGTTTTGTGTTATGTCTGGCCTTTTTATAGAGAAGAAACGTTTTTAAAGATTGTATCCTGACCACCTTTAATGTGCACAAGCTGGGGCCAGAATTTTTATGAAGGAATTAATTTATGTGCAAgttctatttttaattcattcagttaTTCAGTTTTTGATCCGTTCACATTACTGGCATTGAGTAGACACTTTTAACAAGatcaacttacacaacttagcatttttacatagtatccatttatacagctggatacatgcATAGACAGTTAAGGTTAAATATGGTACAATGCCAGTGTCCGTCctgagattcaaacctgcaacctttaggttgcaagccCGGTCCCCTAACTATCCACCCATCCATCAATTCTCTATACCCgattattcctggtcagggtcgagggggtgctggagcctatctcaatgtacattgggtgagaggcaggaagtCCCCTaaccattttattaaaattcattatactacactgggGGAAATCATAAAAGTACCACAAAAATTACTTTCAGTCTGATCCAAAGTCCAAAAATGGCGAAGATAATATGCCCCACCAGCATGAATACACAATGGAAAGAAAGACTGTATACTTTTGAAAGATATTCACTCACAGAGTGAGCTTCACTGAAGGTAGATGATAACATCACACACAATCTAAAAATAACACACTCCATAGAAGCCTCCGTAGAATTGCTCTTCTCATGACTCTTTGTGTATTCAGGAACAGTGAAAAAAGGTGCTGCgtgtgtttctgaaaaaaaatctggataACAAAAATGAACCCAACACTGAATCATTCACTTCCTGTTGTCTCTTTTCATGTCTCGGTGTTTATTCTCTCTTCAGCTGTAACCATAGCAATTTACCAAAAGCACACATAGAAAACATAAACATGAGGCTCTTGACGTGAAGTGTTTTAGGCTATAGTATTTTGTCATTGCAGTTGAAATGCAATATCATAACAtgtcttttctatttttctgaattgtttCATAAAGATTTAGATTTCTCTTATTCAGTTGGTCGTTGATGTTACATAGTTTCACTATTACACAATGCACCTGTTTGTACAAAGCAGGGCACAGACTTCAAAACCATAGtggagggttaaaaaaaaaaaaaaaatttttgtttttccagatgTGTCTCTACCATGTTATCAGGAGGGAGAACTGGACTTTGAGTCTCTGAATCTGCAGGAGGATGATGGGAATGGGAACAGCACTGAGGAGTTTGAGCGGCTGCCAGCACTCACTGAGGTAGATGAGGATGATGACCCAGAGGAGGACGAAGACACAAGGTGTGTGTCCGTGGGCACGTCAGAGAAGGAACCACGCTGCAGCAGGTCTGGGTTTCCTCAGGGCGGGGACTGGGGTGACATCGTTGACCTCCGGGAACAGGAAGCGGAGGACAAGTACAAGATTGGTGCTGAGGACGAGGCTTTAGTAGATGACGAGGATGCAGGAGAATTGAGCTCCTCGCCTGACATGTCAGAGATGATCGGTGTGAGAAGAGGATGTTTGGAAGGCGATCAGCCAGGGAGTGGAGAGACTGCAGGAAGTGGGGAACGAACCCGAGACCTGGGGAAGGAGAATGAGTCGTCAGCCCAATGGGCAGTGGAATGCCCTCGAGGAGATGGTCCACTCTCAGGATCGGATTCAGggagcgaggaagaggaagaggttcTGATAGGCCTGACGGATGGAAGGAGTTTGTCTGAACTCCCTTCATTCAAAAAAGAGGCAGGAGAAGAGGAATGCCCAGGCTACGGAAATACAGATTCAGACACAGATTCAGATGGAGAAGCAGATGCAGACGTAGACGCTGTGGCAGACAGAGACATGGTGACAGACATGGTGACAGACATGGCTCCGGGTGCAGAGGAGGCTGCAGGTTCGGCTGCAGGTTCGGTTGCGGACGCAGACGCTGACGAGCGGGTCGGCGGGTTCACAGAAGAGCGCTGTCACTCGGCGAGGGAGGAATCGCTGGAGGACTTCCTGCAGGTTCCCACGGACTCCTTCAGTGGCGAGCTGAAGGAGTTCTCGGAGGCAGACTGTGGGTCCACCGGAGAGGGGTACGCGGAATACCCATctgacgaggaggaggagcgcaaGGACGAAGAGGAGAAGTCCGGGAGGGGGTCGGGGCAGCTCTCGGGGACCTGGATCCCCCAAACCGGAGCAGAACTGTCTGAGTGGGAGCTGATGGAGGGAGGGGTCGAGGAAGGAGAGGGCTTacagggagcgggagaggaggacgggaggaaaggagagggctcggagagaggaagagaggaggacgGGAGGAAAGGAGGCCATAAAGAGAGGGATGATGTGGGTTTGGATCAAGAGGAGGAAATGGAGGTTTCCGATTCTTCTGAGGGAGATTCTGAAGTGCAGAATAATAGCAGCAAGCCTGGGTTGGAGGGTGCTCATGGGAAAAGTAGTCTGAACTGGATGGAAGATCTGGGGACTGACGCAGGTTACCCTTTCAGTGAAGGAAAGGCAGACGATGACGGCTATGATGAAATTACACGCGAAATGAAATGGACTGGAGAAGAGTGGGACTCTGGGAGAGAAGATGATGTCAGACAGGAGGAGTCATCTTCTGATGAAGAGGGCTTCATTCACAGCATCACACCAGCGCAGAGCAGTAAGGATGGAGAGAAAGCTCTGTCTGTCCTCACACTGGATCAGACCAGTAAGGGTGAAGAGAAAGCTCTATCTGTCCTCACACTGGATCAGACCAGTAAGGGTGAAGAGAAAGCTCTATCTGTCCTCACACTGGATCAGCCCAGTAAGGGTGAAGAGAAAGCATTTTCTGTTCTCGCACTGGGGCCTGTCGATGAAGAGGATGTCTGCCTTGTGGAAAATGAGGAAGGAAGGGTGGATGGAGGCTCTGGAGCGAGTCGTGCAGGTTGCCCTGGCGATGTTTGGGGAGGCTGGGTTCCAGGACCGGCCCCTCTGTCCCCTTCAGCCtcagactgcagcagcagctccagcgaTTCAGAGCCCTCGCCTCCCTGCACTGGGCACCCTCCAACCCCCAGGGGCCCGAGCACTGGACCCCTGCAGGCAGGGTCACAGTCACAGGCAGGGGGCGCCACCGAGCTCCCCTCAGCCGCTCATGCTCACAGAGTCCCCAGGCCAGAGGCAGCAGAGTTTGCCAACGAGGAAGAggtggaggacgaggaggacgaggaggacgaggacgaggagggTGAGGGGAACTGGGAGCAAGAGAAAGCGAGGATTCAGGCATTCTACCGCTACtatgatgatgaagaggaagacTACGACGCGAGGCGAGGGGGTGAGTAGTGCGCGACGTTAGGAAGCTGCTTTCAGAGGAAGAGCGTGACTGTGAAAGTGAATATTCAGCCCTGTGGTGCAGAACTCCAGGACAGGAAGTCAGAACGGCCGGCTGAGCTgagcctgtcactcaaaccgAGAAGGAGGAAGAATGACAGACGGAAGGGTGCTGAGAGTGGGACAGgaatggagagaggggagggagagaaacaaggagagagggaagaaggagaaagggaaaatAATAGATTTATTAAGCTCTGGGTCATTTTTCTAGTCCTCTGTTTCTCTGACAGTGTTTACGTTTGTGAAGCTGCTTGAGATTCTTTTAGACTGTGTGTTTACACCCTCATTCTCTCAGCCAACGCACTGTATCTCGGCAACCaggagaaacacacacgcaaatgcatacaaataaaagagtatatgtataaatgcaggcccatataaaaaaacacatatacacatatgcatcTACGCACCTTCCAAAACATGTACATATGCACTCTCAGCCAGGTTTTCATACACATGCTTGGAAAGGAAAATTCTGTTTCAAAcgtacatacactcacacacagatacatacacttGCATAGTAGCTGCTGCTTGTGCAAGTTGcatcagctaatggggatccaactgaacaaacaaacaaatgcaaggTTCTACACTGCAAGATTATGCACGGCCAGGTTCTGCACTACAAGATTATGCACTGCAAGGTTCTGTACAGCTAGGTTCTGTACTACAAGACTGCACTGCAAGTTTCTGTACGTTAA from Anguilla rostrata isolate EN2019 chromosome 11, ASM1855537v3, whole genome shotgun sequence carries:
- the LOC135234783 gene encoding serine-aspartate repeat-containing protein I-like isoform X10, with amino-acid sequence MEHSFADLLTDAFSDVSLPCYQEGELDFESLNLQEDDGNGNSTEEFERLPALTEVDEDDDPEEDEDTRCVSVGTSEKEPRCSRSGFPQGGDWGDIVDLREQEAEDKYKIGAEDEALVDDEDAGELSSSPDMSEMIGVRRGCLEGDQPGSGETAGSGERTRDLGKENESSAQWAVECPRGDGPLSGSDSGSEEEEEVLIGLTDGRSLSELPSFKKEAGEEECPGYGNTDSDTDSDGEADADVDAVADRDMVTDMVTDMAPGAEEAAGSAAGSVADADADERVGGFTEERCHSAREESLEDFLQVPTDSFSGELKEFSEADCGSTGEGYAEYPSDEEEERKDEEEKSGRGSGQLSGTWIPQTGAELSEWELMEGGVEEGEGLQGAGEEDGRKGEGSERGREEDGRKGGHKERDDVGLDQEEEMEVSDSSEGDSEVQNNSSKPGLEGAHGKSSLNWMEDLGTDAGYPFSEGKADDDGYDEITREMKWTGEEWDSGREDDVRQEESSSDEEGFIHSITPAQSSKDGEKALSVLTLDQTSKGEEKALSVLTLDQTSKGEEKALSVLTLDQPSKGEEKAFSVLALGPVDEEDVCLVENEEGRVDGGSGASRAGCPGDVWGGWVPGPAPLSPSASDCSSSSSDSEPSPPCTGHPPTPRGPSTGPLQAGSQSQAGGATELPSAAHAHRVPRPEAAEFANEEEVEDEEDEEDEDEEGEGNWEQEKARIQAFYRYYDDEEEDYDARRGGQEHSSRKHMVRFCLDSLPIHRDSDSSDTDRDSSSSGGAEDSDSTVPSAVPSTVTSAVPSAVAGEVAGEVAGEVPGAGTWMPMRTEDGNSESCREKLSLLLQESQVTQAELKKLSVELKAQHQGSRVLRVLRSALKMSLVSVLGVAMFWWATGQLDWTGPDWNT
- the LOC135234783 gene encoding serine-aspartate repeat-containing protein I-like isoform X6, with amino-acid sequence MEHSFADLLTDAFSDVSLPCYQEGELDFESLNLQEDDGNGNSTEEFERLPALTEVDEDDDPEEDEDTRCVSVGTSEKEPRCSRSGFPQGGDWGDIVDLREQEAEDKYKIGAEDEALVDDEDAGELSSSPDMSEMIGVRRGCLEGDQPGSGETAGSGERTRDLGKENESSAQWAVECPRGDGPLSGSDSGSEEEEEVLIGLTDGRSLSELPSFKKEAGEEECPGYGNTDSDTDSDGEADADVDAVADRDMVTDMVTDMAPGAEEAAGSAAGSVADADADERVGGFTEERCHSAREESLEDFLQVPTDSFSGELKEFSEADCGSTGEGYAEYPSDEEEERKDEEEKSGRGSGQLSGTWIPQTGAELSEWELMEGGVEEGEGLQGAGEEDGRKGEGSERGREEDGRKGGHKERDDVGLDQEEEMEVSDSSEGDSEVQNNSSKPGLEGAHGKSSLNWMEDLGTDAGYPFSEGKADDDGYDEITREMKWTGEEWDSGREDDVRQEESSSDEEGFIHSITPAQSSKDGEKALSVLTLDQTSKGEEKALSVLTLDQTSKGEEKALSVLTLDQPSKGEEKAFSVLALGPVDEEDVCLVENEEGRVDGGSGASRAGCPGDVWGGWVPGPAPLSPSASDCSSSSSDSEPSPPCTGHPPTPRGPSTGPLQAGSQSQAGGATELPSAAHAHRVPRPEAAEFANEEEVEDEEDEEDEDEEGEGNWEQEKARIQAFYRYYDDEEEDYDARRGGQEHSSRKHMVRFCLDSLPIHRDSDSSDTDRDSSSSGGAEDSDSTVPSAVPSTVTSAVPSAVPSTVPSAVPSAVPSAVPRAVPSAVPSAVPSTVTSAVTSAVAGEVAGEVPGAGTWMPMRTEDGNSESCREKLSLLLQESQVTQAELKKLSVELKAQHQGSRVLRVLRSALKMSLVSVLGVAMFWWATGQLDWTGPDWNT
- the LOC135234783 gene encoding serine-aspartate repeat-containing protein I-like isoform X9; protein product: MEHSFADLLTDAFSDVSLPCYQEGELDFESLNLQEDDGNGNSTEEFERLPALTEVDEDDDPEEDEDTRCVSVGTSEKEPRCSRSGFPQGGDWGDIVDLREQEAEDKYKIGAEDEALVDDEDAGELSSSPDMSEMIGVRRGCLEGDQPGSGETAGSGERTRDLGKENESSAQWAVECPRGDGPLSGSDSGSEEEEEVLIGLTDGRSLSELPSFKKEAGEEECPGYGNTDSDTDSDGEADADVDAVADRDMVTDMVTDMAPGAEEAAGSAAGSVADADADERVGGFTEERCHSAREESLEDFLQVPTDSFSGELKEFSEADCGSTGEGYAEYPSDEEEERKDEEEKSGRGSGQLSGTWIPQTGAELSEWELMEGGVEEGEGLQGAGEEDGRKGEGSERGREEDGRKGGHKERDDVGLDQEEEMEVSDSSEGDSEVQNNSSKPGLEGAHGKSSLNWMEDLGTDAGYPFSEGKADDDGYDEITREMKWTGEEWDSGREDDVRQEESSSDEEGFIHSITPAQSSKDGEKALSVLTLDQTSKGEEKALSVLTLDQTSKGEEKALSVLTLDQPSKGEEKAFSVLALGPVDEEDVCLVENEEGRVDGGSGASRAGCPGDVWGGWVPGPAPLSPSASDCSSSSSDSEPSPPCTGHPPTPRGPSTGPLQAGSQSQAGGATELPSAAHAHRVPRPEAAEFANEEEVEDEEDEEDEDEEGEGNWEQEKARIQAFYRYYDDEEEDYDARRGGQEHSSRKHMVRFCLDSLPIHRDSDSSDTDRDSSSSGGAEDSDSTVPSAVPSTVTSAVPSAVPSTVAGEVAGEVPGAGTWMPMRTEDGNSESCREKLSLLLQESQVTQAELKKLSVELKAQHQGSRVLRVLRSALKMSLVSVLGVAMFWWATGQLDWTGPDWNT
- the LOC135234783 gene encoding serine-aspartate repeat-containing protein I-like isoform X2: MEHSFADLLTDAFSDVSLPCYQEGELDFESLNLQEDDGNGNSTEEFERLPALTEVDEDDDPEEDEDTRCVSVGTSEKEPRCSRSGFPQGGDWGDIVDLREQEAEDKYKIGAEDEALVDDEDAGELSSSPDMSEMIGVRRGCLEGDQPGSGETAGSGERTRDLGKENESSAQWAVECPRGDGPLSGSDSGSEEEEEVLIGLTDGRSLSELPSFKKEAGEEECPGYGNTDSDTDSDGEADADVDAVADRDMVTDMVTDMAPGAEEAAGSAAGSVADADADERVGGFTEERCHSAREESLEDFLQVPTDSFSGELKEFSEADCGSTGEGYAEYPSDEEEERKDEEEKSGRGSGQLSGTWIPQTGAELSEWELMEGGVEEGEGLQGAGEEDGRKGEGSERGREEDGRKGGHKERDDVGLDQEEEMEVSDSSEGDSEVQNNSSKPGLEGAHGKSSLNWMEDLGTDAGYPFSEGKADDDGYDEITREMKWTGEEWDSGREDDVRQEESSSDEEGFIHSITPAQSSKDGEKALSVLTLDQTSKGEEKALSVLTLDQTSKGEEKALSVLTLDQPSKGEEKAFSVLALGPVDEEDVCLVENEEGRVDGGSGASRAGCPGDVWGGWVPGPAPLSPSASDCSSSSSDSEPSPPCTGHPPTPRGPSTGPLQAGSQSQAGGATELPSAAHAHRVPRPEAAEFANEEEVEDEEDEEDEDEEGEGNWEQEKARIQAFYRYYDDEEEDYDARRGGQEHSSRKHMVRFCLDSLPIHRDSDSSDTDRDSSSSGGAEDSDSTVPSAVPSTVTSAVPSAVPSTVPSAVPSAVPSAVPRAVPSAVPSAVPSTVTSAVTSAVPSTVTSTGTGSVAGEVAGEVAGEVPGAGTWMPMRTEDGNSESCREKLSLLLQESQVTQAELKKLSVELKAQHQGSRVLRVLRSALKMSLVSVLGVAMFWWATGQLDWTGPDWNT
- the LOC135234783 gene encoding serine-aspartate repeat-containing protein I-like isoform X4: MEHSFADLLTDAFSDVSLPCYQEGELDFESLNLQEDDGNGNSTEEFERLPALTEVDEDDDPEEDEDTRCVSVGTSEKEPRCSRSGFPQGGDWGDIVDLREQEAEDKYKIGAEDEALVDDEDAGELSSSPDMSEMIGVRRGCLEGDQPGSGETAGSGERTRDLGKENESSAQWAVECPRGDGPLSGSDSGSEEEEEVLIGLTDGRSLSELPSFKKEAGEEECPGYGNTDSDTDSDGEADADVDAVADRDMVTDMVTDMAPGAEEAAGSAAGSVADADADERVGGFTEERCHSAREESLEDFLQVPTDSFSGELKEFSEADCGSTGEGYAEYPSDEEEERKDEEEKSGRGSGQLSGTWIPQTGAELSEWELMEGGVEEGEGLQGAGEEDGRKGEGSERGREEDGRKGGHKERDDVGLDQEEEMEVSDSSEGDSEVQNNSSKPGLEGAHGKSSLNWMEDLGTDAGYPFSEGKADDDGYDEITREMKWTGEEWDSGREDDVRQEESSSDEEGFIHSITPAQSSKDGEKALSVLTLDQTSKGEEKALSVLTLDQTSKGEEKALSVLTLDQPSKGEEKAFSVLALGPVDEEDVCLVENEEGRVDGGSGASRAGCPGDVWGGWVPGPAPLSPSASDCSSSSSDSEPSPPCTGHPPTPRGPSTGPLQAGSQSQAGGATELPSAAHAHRVPRPEAAEFANEEEVEDEEDEEDEDEEGEGNWEQEKARIQAFYRYYDDEEEDYDARRGGQEHSSRKHMVRFCLDSLPIHRDSDSSDTDRDSSSSGGAEDSDSTVPSAVPSTVTSAVPSAVPSTVPSAVPSAVPSAVPRAVPSAVPSAVPSTVTSAVTSAVPSTVTSTGTGSVAGEVAGEVPGAGTWMPMRTEDGNSESCREKLSLLLQESQVTQAELKKLSVELKAQHQGSRVLRVLRSALKMSLVSVLGVAMFWWATGQLDWTGPDWNT
- the LOC135234783 gene encoding serine-aspartate repeat-containing protein I-like isoform X1, coding for MEHSFADLLTDAFSDVSLPCYQEGELDFESLNLQEDDGNGNSTEEFERLPALTEVDEDDDPEEDEDTRCVSVGTSEKEPRCSRSGFPQGGDWGDIVDLREQEAEDKYKIGAEDEALVDDEDAGELSSSPDMSEMIGVRRGCLEGDQPGSGETAGSGERTRDLGKENESSAQWAVECPRGDGPLSGSDSGSEEEEEVLIGLTDGRSLSELPSFKKEAGEEECPGYGNTDSDTDSDGEADADVDAVADRDMVTDMVTDMAPGAEEAAGSAAGSVADADADERVGGFTEERCHSAREESLEDFLQVPTDSFSGELKEFSEADCGSTGEGYAEYPSDEEEERKDEEEKSGRGSGQLSGTWIPQTGAELSEWELMEGGVEEGEGLQGAGEEDGRKGEGSERGREEDGRKGGHKERDDVGLDQEEEMEVSDSSEGDSEVQNNSSKPGLEGAHGKSSLNWMEDLGTDAGYPFSEGKADDDGYDEITREMKWTGEEWDSGREDDVRQEESSSDEEGFIHSITPAQSSKDGEKALSVLTLDQTSKGEEKALSVLTLDQTSKGEEKALSVLTLDQPSKGEEKAFSVLALGPVDEEDVCLVENEEGRVDGGSGASRAGCPGDVWGGWVPGPAPLSPSASDCSSSSSDSEPSPPCTGHPPTPRGPSTGPLQAGSQSQAGGATELPSAAHAHRVPRPEAAEFANEEEVEDEEDEEDEDEEGEGNWEQEKARIQAFYRYYDDEEEDYDARRGGQEHSSRKHMVRFCLDSLPIHRDSDSSDTDRDSSSSGGAEDSDSTVPSAVPSTVTSAVPSAVPSTVPSAVPSAVPSAVPRAVPSAVPSAVPSTVTSAVTSAVPSTVTSTGTGSVAGDVAGEVAGEVPGAGTWMPMRTEDGNSESCREKLSLLLQESQVTQAELKKLSVELKAQHQGSRVLRVLRSALKMSLVSVLGVAMFWWATGQLDWTGPDWNT
- the LOC135234783 gene encoding serine-aspartate repeat-containing protein I-like isoform X5, encoding MEHSFADLLTDAFSDVSLPCYQEGELDFESLNLQEDDGNGNSTEEFERLPALTEVDEDDDPEEDEDTRCVSVGTSEKEPRCSRSGFPQGGDWGDIVDLREQEAEDKYKIGAEDEALVDDEDAGELSSSPDMSEMIGVRRGCLEGDQPGSGETAGSGERTRDLGKENESSAQWAVECPRGDGPLSGSDSGSEEEEEVLIGLTDGRSLSELPSFKKEAGEEECPGYGNTDSDTDSDGEADADVDAVADRDMVTDMVTDMAPGAEEAAGSAAGSVADADADERVGGFTEERCHSAREESLEDFLQVPTDSFSGELKEFSEADCGSTGEGYAEYPSDEEEERKDEEEKSGRGSGQLSGTWIPQTGAELSEWELMEGGVEEGEGLQGAGEEDGRKGEGSERGREEDGRKGGHKERDDVGLDQEEEMEVSDSSEGDSEVQNNSSKPGLEGAHGKSSLNWMEDLGTDAGYPFSEGKADDDGYDEITREMKWTGEEWDSGREDDVRQEESSSDEEGFIHSITPAQSSKDGEKALSVLTLDQTSKGEEKALSVLTLDQTSKGEEKALSVLTLDQPSKGEEKAFSVLALGPVDEEDVCLVENEEGRVDGGSGASRAGCPGDVWGGWVPGPAPLSPSASDCSSSSSDSEPSPPCTGHPPTPRGPSTGPLQAGSQSQAGGATELPSAAHAHRVPRPEAAEFANEEEVEDEEDEEDEDEEGEGNWEQEKARIQAFYRYYDDEEEDYDARRGGQEHSSRKHMVRFCLDSLPIHRDSDSSDTDRDSSSSGGAEDSDSTVPSAVPSTVTSAVPSAVPSTVPSAVPSAVPSAVPRAVPSAVPSAVPSTVTSAVTSAVPSTVTSTGTGSVAGEVPGAGTWMPMRTEDGNSESCREKLSLLLQESQVTQAELKKLSVELKAQHQGSRVLRVLRSALKMSLVSVLGVAMFWWATGQLDWTGPDWNT
- the LOC135234783 gene encoding serine-aspartate repeat-containing protein F-like isoform X7, with product MEHSFADLLTDAFSDVSLPCYQEGELDFESLNLQEDDGNGNSTEEFERLPALTEVDEDDDPEEDEDTRCVSVGTSEKEPRCSRSGFPQGGDWGDIVDLREQEAEDKYKIGAEDEALVDDEDAGELSSSPDMSEMIGVRRGCLEGDQPGSGETAGSGERTRDLGKENESSAQWAVECPRGDGPLSGSDSGSEEEEEVLIGLTDGRSLSELPSFKKEAGEEECPGYGNTDSDTDSDGEADADVDAVADRDMVTDMVTDMAPGAEEAAGSAAGSVADADADERVGGFTEERCHSAREESLEDFLQVPTDSFSGELKEFSEADCGSTGEGYAEYPSDEEEERKDEEEKSGRGSGQLSGTWIPQTGAELSEWELMEGGVEEGEGLQGAGEEDGRKGEGSERGREEDGRKGGHKERDDVGLDQEEEMEVSDSSEGDSEVQNNSSKPGLEGAHGKSSLNWMEDLGTDAGYPFSEGKADDDGYDEITREMKWTGEEWDSGREDDVRQEESSSDEEGFIHSITPAQSSKDGEKALSVLTLDQTSKGEEKALSVLTLDQTSKGEEKALSVLTLDQPSKGEEKAFSVLALGPVDEEDVCLVENEEGRVDGGSGASRAGCPGDVWGGWVPGPAPLSPSASDCSSSSSDSEPSPPCTGHPPTPRGPSTGPLQAGSQSQAGGATELPSAAHAHRVPRPEAAEFANEEEVEDEEDEEDEDEEGEGNWEQEKARIQAFYRYYDDEEEDYDARRGGQEHSSRKHMVRFCLDSLPIHRDSDSSDTDRDSSSSGGAEDSDSTVPSAVPSTVTSAVPSAVPSTVPSAVPSAVAGEVAGEVAGEVPGAGTWMPMRTEDGNSESCREKLSLLLQESQVTQAELKKLSVELKAQHQGSRVLRVLRSALKMSLVSVLGVAMFWWATGQLDWTGPDWNT